A region of Arabidopsis thaliana chromosome 5, partial sequence DNA encodes the following proteins:
- a CDS encoding Galactose oxidase/kelch repeat superfamily protein (Galactose oxidase/kelch repeat superfamily protein; CONTAINS InterPro DOMAIN/s: Galactose oxidase/kelch, beta-propeller (InterPro:IPR011043), Kelch repeat type 1 (InterPro:IPR006652), Kelch related (InterPro:IPR013089), Kelch-type beta propeller (InterPro:IPR015915); BEST Arabidopsis thaliana protein match is: Galactose oxidase/kelch repeat superfamily protein (TAIR:AT1G26930.1); Has 1807 Blast hits to 1807 proteins in 277 species: Archae - 0; Bacteria - 0; Metazoa - 736; Fungi - 347; Plants - 385; Viruses - 0; Other Eukaryotes - 339 (source: NCBI BLink).), translating into MAAEEHSNKRREVSASASASASASVVVNLRVGEEDNDGHRLRLGSSDSVLPGLIDDVALNCLAWVPRSDYPSLSCVNKKYNKLINSGHLFALRKELGIVEYLVFMVCDPRGWLMFSPMKKKWMVLPKMPCDECFNHADKESLAVDDELLVFGRELFQFAIWKYSLRSRCWVKCEGMHRPRCLFASGSLGGIAIVAGGTDMNGNILASAELYDSSSGRWEMLPNMHSPRRLCSGFFMDGKFYVIGGMSSPNVSVTFGEEFDLETRKWRKIEGMYPNVNRAAQAPPLVVVVNNELFTLEYSTNMVKKYDKVKNKWEVMGRLPPMVDSSNGWGLAFKPCGDQLLVFCGQRGPHGEGIVVNSWCPKSGAKDGNLDWKVLGVKENVGVFVYNCAVMGC; encoded by the coding sequence ATGGCTGCGGAAGAGCATTCgaataagagaagagaagtctctgcttctgcttctgcttctgcttctgcttctgtAGTTGTGAATTTGAGGGTAGGAGAGGAGGATAACGATGGTCATCGCCTCAGGTTGGGATCTAGTGACTCAGTTCTCCCTGGTCTTATCGATGACGTTGCTCTTAACTGTCTTGCTTGGGTTCCAAGGTCAGATTATCCTTCCTTGTCATGTGTAAACAAGAAGTACAATAAGTTGATCAACAGTGGTCATTTGTTTGCTTTGAGAAAGGAATTGGGGATAGTGGAGTATCTTGTTTTCATGGTTTGTGATCCGAGAGGTTGGTTGATGTTTTCTCctatgaaaaagaaatggatGGTGTTACCTAAAATGCCCTGTGACGAGTGCTTCAACCACGCGGATAAAGAGTCTTTGGCTGTAGATGACGAGCTTTTGGTCTTCGGGAGAGAGTTGTTTCAGTTTGCGATTTGGAAATACAGTTTGAGGTCTCGGTGTTGGGTCAAATGCGAAGGAATGCATCGTCCTCGCTGCTTGTTTGCATCGGGAAGCCTCGGTGGGATTGCTATAGTTGCGGGAGGAACTGATATGAATGGGAATATACTAGCATCAGCTGAGCTTTATGATTCTTCGTCAGGGAGATGGGAGATGCTTCCCAATATGCATTCACCTCGAAGACTATGCTCGGGTTTTTTCATGGATGGTAAGTTTTATGTGATTGGAGGCATGTCGAGCCCTAATGTATCAGTCACTTTTGGAGAGGAGTTTGATCTTGAGACAAGGAAATGGAGGAAGATAGAAGGAATGTATCCGAATGTGAACCGAGCAGCACAGGCTCCACCACTTGTTGTAGTGGTTAACAACGAGCTATTCACGCTTGAGTACTCAACCAATATGGTTAAGAAGTATGATAAGGTGAAGAACAAATGGGAAGTGATGGGAAGGTTACCGCCGATGGTGGACTCGTCAAACGGTTGGGGACTGGCGTTTAAACCGTGCGGGGATCAATTGTTGGTGTTTTGTGGGCAACGAGGTCCTCATGGCGAGGGCATTGTGGTGAATTCTTGGTGTCCGAAATCGGGAGCTAAAGATGGAAACTTGGATTGGAAAGTGCTTGGAGTTAAAGAGAATGTTGGTGTGTTTGTGTATAACTGCGCAGTGATGGGTTGCTAA
- a CDS encoding RING/U-box superfamily protein (RING/U-box superfamily protein; FUNCTIONS IN: zinc ion binding; INVOLVED IN: biological_process unknown; LOCATED IN: cellular_component unknown; CONTAINS InterPro DOMAIN/s: Zinc finger, C3HC4 RING-type (InterPro:IPR018957), Zinc finger, RING-CH-type (InterPro:IPR011016); BEST Arabidopsis thaliana protein match is: RING/U-box superfamily protein (TAIR:AT3G09760.1); Has 1587 Blast hits to 1239 proteins in 158 species: Archae - 0; Bacteria - 10; Metazoa - 421; Fungi - 112; Plants - 632; Viruses - 18; Other Eukaryotes - 394 (source: NCBI BLink).), with protein sequence MATEEKPLNSLDLSHDDSSPASNQAEGSSAITEDTSANVQQWRRKNLSLQIPSRAAGLSPEDSVVIKMPPTPSPTPRRVNFALTSSSPGPTPTSSSVLPRGKSSLKNLLPKAGCKPKTSNTDIEKGQGNACSPPASQEKASISRSLSLSKLFTPRIKRTSSLPVTPVILSNSESAHGGTSVAPQTPNRKGSVHIARSRSVPLNDKELSLKGMDSFFRVIPSTPRVKEGDVFSNASEAGNTETGDADGEDIPEDEAVCRICLVELCEGGETLKMECSCKGELALAHKDCALKWFTIKGNKTCEVCKQEVKNLPVTLLRIQSLRNSGVPQLDVSGYRVWQEVPVLVIISMLAYFCFLEQLLVENMGTGAIAISLPFSCILGLLASMTASTMVMRRFVWIYASVQFALVVLFAHIFYSVVKLQPVLSVLLSTFAGFGVCICGSSVMVEFVRWRRRWRARRLEQQLNHALTLSQPPQPLDPTTSLHHSNTS encoded by the exons ATGGCTACTGAAGAGAAGCCTCTTAATTCTCTTGATTTAAGCCATGATGATTCTTCCCCTGCTTCAAATCAG GCTGAAGGATCATCTGCTATAACTGAAGACACTTCTGCGAATGTTCAACAATGGAGGCGAAAGAATCTCTCTTTACAGATACCCTCTAGAGCAGCTGGTCTCTCTCCTGAAGATTCGGTTGTTATCAAAATGCCTCCAACGCCTAGTCCAACTCCAAGAAGAGTCAACTTTGCTTTGACTTCGAGTTCTCCAGGTCCTACtcctacttcttcttctgttcttccTCGTGGCAAATCGTCCCTGAAGAATCTATTGCCAAAAGCTGGGTGTAAACCAAAAACCTCTAACACTGATATCGAGAAGGGACAAGGGAATGCCTGTTCTCCTCCTGCATCGCAGGAGAAGGCTTCGATATCGAGGTCATTATCACTTTCAAAGCTATTTACACCTAGGATCAAGAGAACTTCGTCCCTACCTGTGACTCCTGTTATTCTTTCAAACTCAGAGTCAGCTCACGGAGGAACCAGTGTTGCTCCTCAAACTCCAAAC AGAAAAGGGAGTGTACACATAGCTCGCTCTCGCTCTGTGCCCCTTAACGACAAGGAATTAAGCCTGAAGGGAATGGATTCATTTTTCAGAGTAATTCCTTCGACTCCTCGTGTTAAGGAAGGAGACGTTTTCTCAAATGCATCAGAGGCTGGTAATACTG AAACAGGTGATGCTGATGGAGAAGACATACCTGAGGATGAAGCAGTTTGTAGGATTTGTTTGGTAGAGCTCTGTGAAGGAGGAGAAACCTTAAAAATGGAGTGTAGTTGCAAAGGCGAACTTGCTCTTGCCCACAAAGATTGTGCTCTTAAATGGTTCACCATAAAGGGTAACAAGACTTGTGAGGTGTGTAAACAAGAAGTTAAGAACTTACCTGTAACACTCTTACGCATCCAAAGCCTTCGAAATTCTGGTGTTCCTCAGCTAGATGTCTCTGGCTATAG GGTGTGGCAGGAGGTACCGGTTCTAGTAATCATCAGCATGCTCGCTTACTTCTGCTTCCTCGAGCAGCTCCTG GTTGAGAATATGGGTACAGGTGCCATCGCTATATCACTGCCGTTTTCTTGTATTCTTGGTCTTCTTGCATCCATGACCGCATCAACCATGG TAATGAGAAGATTTGTCTGGATTTACGCATCTGTCCAGTTTGCGTTGGTCGTTCTCTTCGCCCATATATTTTACTCTGTG GTGAAGTTGCAACCAGTTCTGTCAGTTCTTCTGTCAACATTTGCTGGATTTGGTGTATGCATATGCGGAAGTTCAGTGATGGTTGAGTTTGTGAGATGGAGACGAAGATGGCGAGCCAGAAGGCTAGAGCAACAGCTGAACCATGCTTTGACTCTGTCACAACCGCCGCAACCACTGGATCCAACAACCTCTCTGCATCATTCAAATACCTCATAG
- a CDS encoding RING/U-box superfamily protein (RING/U-box superfamily protein; FUNCTIONS IN: zinc ion binding; INVOLVED IN: biological_process unknown; LOCATED IN: cellular_component unknown; CONTAINS InterPro DOMAIN/s: Zinc finger, C3HC4 RING-type (InterPro:IPR018957), Zinc finger, RING-CH-type (InterPro:IPR011016); BEST Arabidopsis thaliana protein match is: RING/U-box superfamily protein (TAIR:AT3G09760.1); Has 1580 Blast hits to 1234 proteins in 158 species: Archae - 0; Bacteria - 10; Metazoa - 420; Fungi - 112; Plants - 626; Viruses - 18; Other Eukaryotes - 394 (source: NCBI BLink).), translating into MATEEKPLNSLDLSHDDSSPASNQAEGSSAITEDTSANVQQWRRKNLSLQIPSRAAGLSPEDSVVIKMPPTPSPTPRRVNFALTSSSPGPTPTSSSVLPRGKSSLKNLLPKAGCKPKTSNTDIEKGQGNACSPPASQEKASISRSLSLSKLFTPRIKRTSSLPVTPVILSNSESAHGGTSVAPQTPNRKGSVHIARSRSVPLNDKELSLKGMDSFFRVIPSTPRVKEGDVFSNASEAGNTETGDADGEDIPEDEAVCRICLVELCEGGETLKMECSCKGELALAHKDCALKWFTIKGNKTCEVCKQEVKNLPVTLLRIQSLRNSGVPQLDVSGYRVWQEVPVLVIISMLAYFCFLEQLLVENMGTGAIAISLPFSCILGLLASMTASTMVLEYSYAVMRRFVWIYASVQFALVVLFAHIFYSVVKLQPVLSVLLSTFAGFGVCICGSSVMVEFVRWRRRWRARRLEQQLNHALTLSQPPQPLDPTTSLHHSNTS; encoded by the exons ATGGCTACTGAAGAGAAGCCTCTTAATTCTCTTGATTTAAGCCATGATGATTCTTCCCCTGCTTCAAATCAG GCTGAAGGATCATCTGCTATAACTGAAGACACTTCTGCGAATGTTCAACAATGGAGGCGAAAGAATCTCTCTTTACAGATACCCTCTAGAGCAGCTGGTCTCTCTCCTGAAGATTCGGTTGTTATCAAAATGCCTCCAACGCCTAGTCCAACTCCAAGAAGAGTCAACTTTGCTTTGACTTCGAGTTCTCCAGGTCCTACtcctacttcttcttctgttcttccTCGTGGCAAATCGTCCCTGAAGAATCTATTGCCAAAAGCTGGGTGTAAACCAAAAACCTCTAACACTGATATCGAGAAGGGACAAGGGAATGCCTGTTCTCCTCCTGCATCGCAGGAGAAGGCTTCGATATCGAGGTCATTATCACTTTCAAAGCTATTTACACCTAGGATCAAGAGAACTTCGTCCCTACCTGTGACTCCTGTTATTCTTTCAAACTCAGAGTCAGCTCACGGAGGAACCAGTGTTGCTCCTCAAACTCCAAAC AGAAAAGGGAGTGTACACATAGCTCGCTCTCGCTCTGTGCCCCTTAACGACAAGGAATTAAGCCTGAAGGGAATGGATTCATTTTTCAGAGTAATTCCTTCGACTCCTCGTGTTAAGGAAGGAGACGTTTTCTCAAATGCATCAGAGGCTGGTAATACTG AAACAGGTGATGCTGATGGAGAAGACATACCTGAGGATGAAGCAGTTTGTAGGATTTGTTTGGTAGAGCTCTGTGAAGGAGGAGAAACCTTAAAAATGGAGTGTAGTTGCAAAGGCGAACTTGCTCTTGCCCACAAAGATTGTGCTCTTAAATGGTTCACCATAAAGGGTAACAAGACTTGTGAGGTGTGTAAACAAGAAGTTAAGAACTTACCTGTAACACTCTTACGCATCCAAAGCCTTCGAAATTCTGGTGTTCCTCAGCTAGATGTCTCTGGCTATAG GGTGTGGCAGGAGGTACCGGTTCTAGTAATCATCAGCATGCTCGCTTACTTCTGCTTCCTCGAGCAGCTCCTG GTTGAGAATATGGGTACAGGTGCCATCGCTATATCACTGCCGTTTTCTTGTATTCTTGGTCTTCTTGCATCCATGACCGCATCAACCATGG TTCTGGAATATTCCTATGCAGTAATGAGAAGATTTGTCTGGATTTACGCATCTGTCCAGTTTGCGTTGGTCGTTCTCTTCGCCCATATATTTTACTCTGTG GTGAAGTTGCAACCAGTTCTGTCAGTTCTTCTGTCAACATTTGCTGGATTTGGTGTATGCATATGCGGAAGTTCAGTGATGGTTGAGTTTGTGAGATGGAGACGAAGATGGCGAGCCAGAAGGCTAGAGCAACAGCTGAACCATGCTTTGACTCTGTCACAACCGCCGCAACCACTGGATCCAACAACCTCTCTGCATCATTCAAATACCTCATAG